The DNA window ctatcccatttttaccttaagacctatgtgtgtcggtgcgacgtacagcaatttaaaaaatatatatgtataactTGGGTTCTTCATTCTGCCGAAACTAAATTTGAATAACTAGATTTATAGACGAcctcctgaaaaagaaacaacttgattaaattaaagttttaaaatgtaaaaccaaaccaaaccccatggcactacagcccttgaagggccttggcctaccaagcgaccgctgctcatcccgaaggcctgcagattacgaggtgtcgtgtggtcagcacgacgaatcctctcggtcgttattcttggctttcgagaccggtttaaaatgtaaagcaaattgtaaaatactcACCCAGGTGTTTGCTGTTCTGGTCGATGAGTAGACCTGTAAGTGGCGAGAAGAAAGCCATTCCTAGTGAAGAGAAGAGTCTCTCTCTACCAAATTCTCCTCCGTATTTCTGGATCATGGTGAGTGCTATGGGATCGAGCATGGTGACACCTGCAGTCAGCATGGTGGTACCCACAAATCTGAGTAGGAAGTAGATCCAGAAAGTGCGGTCGTCACTCTCCTTGTAGTCCGGTGGGCACACCTCCGGACCGCCCAACCTGATCCACAAGAAGAGAGCAAGTTACTTCAGAAAGCAGAATTACTTTGTCAACCATTTTCATTTAAATCATCAAAGACAGTGAAATATATGGCCACTTAAAAGTAGAAAAATCGGAAAACGAAATATTGCTTTTGTTATCGATTTCTCTTTCTGAAACCCAAACTGGGAATTGTTCAGATCTAATGATCCATGCAACTGAATTTTCATGATCTTTACAGTATTTTAGATGCATGTACAATGAGGCTCACTTGAACTCTAGACAGACTGTCATCAATCCCTAGAGATTTCCTGCCATGGATCTGTTGCAGTGCTTTGTAAAATTGTTCCTCCACTCGTATATAATCAGGAATGCTAGCACCGCCTCCATACATTCTTCTATTGATGGCATTGTTCTCCTAGATCCACGAGTTGTGCATTGGGTTCTAGTCCTAGAGTACATCAAGTTCTTAATCTCTGTGTAGGCTTTATCTGTCCTACCACTTTAATCAGTTCTTCCACATCTCTGCACTGTTCATCGTATCATTGACTCTTCGAACTTGTTCTCAGATACTTTATAGTTCCTTTTGCTTTTCCCTGTATTTAGCAATTCCTCTCTTCAGTCTTTTCCAGTATTTCTCCCATGACCCTTGGTTTTCTTGTAGCTGATTCTGAAGGTTTTATTAGGTCTTCTGTTGCATTGCAAACAGTTTCTCATAGTTTGAACCATTTTAAATCTACCTCATTGGTGGTTATGAGGTTTTCCTTTAGCCTTAAGTTAATTACTATTCAGTACTATGGCTTGCAAAATGTTTCAGTCTTCCATTTTTTGTTCTTCTTGAAACATCCAAGTTTGTAAACCTGACATTGATCATTGCTGAAACCAGTCTATATCTGCACCTGGATAAGTGAAGGCCTTTCTTAATTTTACAGCTATGTAGTCTTCTGTTGTCAGGATTTTTCCAGGAACACTTCCTTCTCAAGTGAGCCTCAAACCAAGTGTTGGCAATTACAAACGTCTTTTCTCTGCAAAATCAAACTAATCATTGATCTTTTTGTTTCCAGTGCCTACACAAAACTTTTCCACTATGTTTCCTTCACTGCTTTCTCTTACTACTGCATTAAAGTCACACATTAGAATTACATTACCGCTGGTTTTTGCAGACTTAATGAGTTCATCTGTTTATTCATACAGTTCATCTACTTGTTTTTCTTCATTGGTTGTGACTGGCATGTAGGCTTGTATTACGATTTAGTCAGTCTTAAGGACACTTTCATCAAACGGTGACTAACAACCTCGGCACTAATGAGGGAGCGGGCTGTCACATGATCCAGGACAACTGCTGCTACTGCTTATCATGCCTCACTTCCAGAATCGATAACCACAGTTGGGAAGTATTGAGTAAAAGTAACGCttacattttcagttatttttacttgtaatcattactttttaaaaaatgtcatttttacttgttatttatttcttgaaataattCTAGTCATTGATATACCTTGCTCAGGAGCAGAAACAGgaaaaaataaatgatgatgaagagaacttCTTCAATTCTACTGCGGCAGAACCAGTAGCTCTCTACTTCTTCCAAATACACCACATTTAACCACAAGTCTTCTGTCACATGCCCCTGTAGGGTGTGCTCTCTCCAAAAGACATCAAGGCTTAGCGATGAGAACAACCAGTTAATGGCAAATTATTAGAAATGCcacaagtcattaactaaaataaaaattataggaaAGGATAATTTCAAAAGTTCAAAGGTATCATGTCTAGTCTCACTAAGTGATGAATGCCGCTTAATGTCTTTATgctttaaaaaaacacacacacaaaatgaaataatatattttcctTGCAAACTGTGCCAAAGTCAGTGATAAAatatcagtgatttccttaagactagtgcTCTGTAAACTAATTGTAAATGTAATTTttctgattacttgttgaaaaagtaatttttaattgtaatcgtGTAAAATACTGCCTGATTATCAAGGCTGTTACAATTGCATTAAAGTGTGTTCAAAATATTCAAACCGTATACTCATTTAATCTCCTCTTCTGCCACCTACACTGTACTGAAGTCCTTCTTCACTACCTTACTTGCTGACCCCAGGAGAGAAGGTGCCCCAGTATTCCCAGGAGTTGGGCTGCCTGTTGATTCTAAACAGCCTACATATCTGTAGGTCCCCTTTCCACCACCTGAGGATGCACCGGCTAGAGGTTACAGGCTCAAAGCAACCATAGACCCTGACAGAAACTTGTCACCATGAACCATAAACTGAGAGTCCACAACAGACATCCATCTAGCAACTGGACAAGCTACTTCTTTATCAAATTCAATCTACCCAGGACAATCAAACAGCATACAGTTGTCATCCACATCTTTGCGTAATGGTTCTTGTAGCCATTCAGCATAtgtactctatgtggaatccaattCCTCATCCTCAATTACATCATGTAAGTGGATAAGTTCCCGAATGTATGCCACTGGCAGGTAATCACAATATTCTGCTTTAGGGTCAAGATTGACAACATCGATATAGTTTATGATTATGCTTCCCATTACTAAACAGGCTGATTTTAGCATGAAACCAATGTCCACCTAAGTTGCACTGACTGGACGTGAACACCTTGGTTGAGTTTAACGCTTTTGAGTTTGTTGTTTAGCCTCTTCATTTGAAATGTACTAATGGCAGTAGAGACTGTGTGTCACCAAACTGAACAATTTTTAGCAAGTGCATCACAGGATTGTAAGTTGACACCTGTCAAGTACATGTTATGTTTAAGTTGGTCTTTGTAATGCTTCGAAAGGACTCCTTTAATCCTCatgccagagcaaagttcaccatgaAGAATTGGGTGAGGAAATTTGGTATCATCCATAAACTTCCTTTACTGCTGTGAGAAAAGATCACTTGGGAGTGTTTCTCTCAATACATGTCGATACTTGTCCTGTCAGTGATGATTAtgatatttactttacgtcccactaactgctcttttatggttttcggagacgccgaggtgccgaaatttagtcccgcaggagttcttttacgtgccagtaaatctaccgacatgaggctaacgtatttgagcaccttcaaataccatcggactgagccaggatcgaacctgccaagttggggtcagaaggctagcgcctcaaccatctgagccactcagcccggctcctgtCAGTGAAGCTGGGAAACTGAAGCAACATGTTAAGGGCATAGTTTATGAAGAACTGGTATTGATGAAGAGAAAGTCCTTCTAGAAAAACAACGGTGTGTGTAGATGTgagtttgtccttgtctcctgttTCATCCCCCGCTGATCTGACATTGTGTTTGCTTTATTATGTGTTCCTGTCTGTCTATATATGATTTaatattaaattattccaacctgAAGCTACACTTCTGCAGAATGCAGTCTGCCGTCAGCTCCTTGATGGTGTTCTTGGTGAGATTGGTTGCCAGTACCATTCCTCCACACCGCACGTCCTCTTCCACTAGAGCCGTCACATTCACCCTCTCAGCTAGGAGCAGCTTCTCACTGAAACTAACCACCAACATCACATTAGTGATACCAGGTGTGCATAAGTCTTtaccggtttcactaagagatggcatcagcgaacagtatgcagcgtatgaatttgacacatatgtcggtttgttcgtctgacattaacttaccaacacacacaagctgtCCGCCAAACACCAgagtctgtgttgtatcattcagtgaccATGTTGACGTTTGTgcttgaaaaagaacatttgcgacacgcattgcttttcttatttaattaaaagaaaaagactgtggaaagtcattgtttgctggtagagacatgtggtgaacacgctccatcaattagaacatgtgagacatggtttcgacaatttaaacgtgatgatttcaatgtgaaagtgcacgctctggtagcggtattgtgcattatgaactcttgaagcccagcaaaACCGTTAATGCTCATCGCTATTGCAAACAACAATGCGCCATCTCGCACAGCAAAACCATTgcaagacaccttgaaatcacctGGGTGAGACATTCTTCCGCACCCTCCGTACtgccccaacctggcgccatctggctatcacctcttcgcatcaatggggcacgtactcagcacttcagcaatttcaaggaagttggaaaatggctcgacaaatggtttgccgcaaaagacaagcactttttctggcatggtattcttaacttacctgaaagatgggcgaagtgtgtagaagccgatggccaatattttgaataaacaaaaaatgtatttcccttgaaaattacgattTTCTTTACTAGAAAACCAacagaaacttatgcatacacctggtacgtaCATGCAGTGATATACAGGCTGTCTGTTGACCCAAATGCACCCATAAGCAGATTGTTAAGCGCTCTGTCTCACGGGGTAAAATATCCATAAACGTGACGGTCCGCACCCGCAACGCCATTAGAGTATAGGAAAAACGGTGGAGAAAGGAATAAAATAACAATGGCTGAGGGTTTACTCGATCAAATATGGCtcctaattttcttcttttcttcttctttcctttttcttctgcTTTAGGAAAAACAGTGGAGAAAGACAGAGCAGTTTCTCAGAGCTTACTCAATCAAATatggcttctttctttctttctttctttctttctttctttctttctttctttctttcttctattcTCATCCTCTTCTTGCTCTTCTTTTATTCTTGTTATGCATATGGAAAAGCAGTGGAAAAAGAAAAATAACAGTTGTTGAGGGCTTAAgcgatcctcctcctcctcctccttcttcttcttcttcttcttcttcttcttctccttcaggaAAAACAGTGGAGAAAGACCGAAAAAGAACAGTTGCTGAGGGCTTACTCAATCAATgtggcttcttctttttctttcttattattattacaatacctTATTCATTGCAGATAAGACAATTTCAGACTTGTTTGTGGCATTTTGACTCCAGTCTATAACACCACACCAGAAAGTTAACCAATTcctatctatgtcagtgaacaAGTGAACTGGGTGCATATGGGTCAAATAGCAGGGCAAGCCAAGCTCAGGAGAGTGATGAGTGTGATAGGATGTTAACATCGTTTTATATGTCTATTCTACAATGAGTCTAGTTTGATGAACTTGGCTACATCACACAGTACCTACATATGGCCCACCTAGGTAAGGTGCCATCTGCTATACTATATACAACCTGCCAAACAGCAACTGTGCAACATGCCAACACAATTGCAACATCAAAACTACACCTCACAGGATTTTGACATAGAAAACTTACATCCCTCTACCGTGCTTTACCATTTTCTGGACACTCTGTGTATAAAAAgagttattctgcctgaaggcaggtctgaacctccgcagaggtgttcctgagccggagtttacgtgcggtagggtggccagttcctttccgctcctccattcccttaccccccaccaacagcgtgtggcaacccatccaactcctgaccacacccaatgttgcttaacttcggagatctcacgggatccggtgtttcaacacggctacggccgttggcactctgTGTATAGTAACATAAAAAATGTAAGGAACATTTGATGGTGATCATTGGGTAATGGTACCaaaaatgaaagtagaaaaaagagtgtgaatgaaagaaataagagagaagaaaatgaaagaatgGACATTAAAAGATATTGAAATTAAGGGTAAATTccaggataatttgaaaaattatttaccCAGAACAGATGTGGAGAATTTGACATGAGTAGAGAGCGCACTAGGTAGAATCAACAAGGAAACCCCTTGGTGGAATGAGAGGATAAAGAAAGCATGGTAAGTATGGAACAGAGATTTCTTTAAAAAGAAGAAGACAGAGGAAAATATCAGAAAATCAAAATGATGTGCAAGGAAAAAAGAAATGCTGGGAAGGAATTACAGAAGAGTTGGATAAGGAGGCACGCTGAAACTCAACCAGAGGGGATAAGGAAAAGATGGAAAGATTATTTTGGTGACCTTCTGAAAGGGAAAGATGGTTTAGACGAGACTGACATTATAAGGAATAGTGTGAAGAGACAGAATCCAAGAATATCACAACAgatagtagcggcgattggggattggggggggggggggggcaaggggggacaGTTGCccaccccccactttgtggagaaaaattaaatttttattccattttatccaaatgaaactggaaattattaaaaaacaatttgtataaaccctgttgtcttttcaacTTATTCTttcctttaaattattaaattattaagaaaaatacgtagcagaaatacacacaaaatgtcgttcTTCGCGGCTGATGGAATTGTACAGTGCCAGAGCAACTAGTGGAGACTCGCGGAGTAATGTGTAgtatgttctgcgacgaagggtaacaggggtatatttttgccaaggtcacccgcttgccacgcacaTTCGTCTGTGTGGCAGTCTCACTCAATATGTCTGTTCAGTTCTACTGTTACTTTGttggtgtgtagtcaaatactaaagtacttttaattgtataatcatgccgtactctatttaattgtaatacatacgtagctattgttcctttggtgaaagtttcattgtatagtaCGATTATTATTGCCCTTAATTTGgtagactaccgggcgagttggccgtgtgcgtagaggcgcgcggctgtgagcttgcatccgggagatagtaggttcgaatcccactatcggcagccctgaaaatggttttccgtggtttcccattttcacaccaggcaaatgctggggctgtaccttaattaaggccacggccgcttccttccaactcctaggcctttcctatcccatcgtcgccataagacctatctgtgtcggcgcgacgtaaagcccctagcaaaaaaaaaaaaaaaaaaaaaaaaaaaaaaaatttggtagACTgccaacctttacgtctctatcaaaatttgctcagagagcatcaaacacCACTTTAtagcaattttttattttatttttgatgtctACCCTCACTGTATCCCTTGGAACACGGGTCTTTTTGTTGTCCATACTTTTTGTgcccccccacttttaattcccaatcgctgctactgacaACAGAAAAGATGAAAACTGCAGTCACACAAATGAAAGTGGGGAATGGATGAATTGTGGTATGCAAAGGATAAATGGTAAAAGACTAGCAACACGGTACAAACACCTGTATTTATCTCTTTGTGTCATCCCTTCTCCTGTTTTTATtctctttcttcttatcctacactttccACGTCAAGACTGAAGGCCCTCAATGAGGGttgaagctggaaagcagaaaagAGCATGACGGGGCGGAGAAGAAATGGAATTGGTGAGGAGAGAGCTCATCTGTGTTAAAACAAtaatgtatgaagatgtggaggtgGTCATTTGTCCTTTTtcgttttcatgtttgtccttgtctcttccTGTTTCTCTTTCTTTTCACACTGACCTGTCTTTGGGTTTATCCTATTATGAATTCCTTTTCAAATTCCTGTATCTCTATATATGACCTGATTAAATCTGTGGTTGTTCCTTTTCATTACTGATAAAGACTTGAATAATGGTATTTAATTTAAATAACAGTCAGCATCAAAGCAACCAGTTAAATTGTAAGAAATGCATATACTGTAAATTTTTATCTTCATAATCAATAATAAAATTTCTCAGTGATTTTGTGGGAATAAAATGGGTTAAAATTGTAATAATCAGCTCTCTATATGGCCTCAGGTGGCAGCCAGCCTGTAAGGTCACAACGTCTCGAGCCTTCCCAATAAACCGCAACACATGTTATAAGCTCATAAGGAAGGTGAATAGTACTTTTAAACACAGAAAAAACCTTTGTCGGAAGTCCACGGTGTCGTTGTCGTCATCTGGTTCCACCTTGATACCCAGGTGTTCTGGAGGGCCCTTGAGGTCGTCGAACACCTCCAGCTCTATACTGACTGTCAAGGGACGAACGACTCTGTCCCCGGGCCGCTGTTTTCTGAAAAGAGAAAGCATTACTTTGTAAAGACAAGTCCTTGTCCCTGCCTCTAGAGAGGTCTTGTTGCATCACCAACCATCAGACCACTGTC is part of the Anabrus simplex isolate iqAnaSimp1 chromosome 10, ASM4041472v1, whole genome shotgun sequence genome and encodes:
- the LOC136882210 gene encoding GPN-loop GTPase 3-like is translated as MGSIIINYIDVVNLDPKAEYCDYLPVAYIRELIHLHDVIEDEELDSIEFDKEVACPVARWMSVVDSQFMVHGDKFLSGSMVALSL